TGAAAAAGACTAACAGGCCTCAAACAAATCCGTCACATCAAGGGAAGCAGTGGAGCTCCTGAAAAGGAGTTCCACTTTTTATATCCCCTCGCCAGATTAGGTAGCTGTACGTATACTGGCCCGGCCGAAAGCGGTGCTACAATGATTTGCGTATGAATAATAACTCAGGAGGGTAACAATGGCCGATATACCTTTCACCGAGGAGAAAGTGAACCAGTGTATCTGTCCCTCGTGTCCGGTGGAGAGTCAGAGTCAGTGCTCCGCGGAACTGCTGAAGGGTCCCAGGCATAATCCCCTGAAGCACGAGGAGGTGCCCGGGCTGTACTGCGCTGCCGGTAAGGCTGCCTGCCCGGACCTTGATTTCAAAAAGGAGTGCATCTGCATCGCCTGTCCTGTTTATATGCAGTACAAGCTATCAGGAGGAAAACCGCCGCTCTACTTCTGCCGTGATGGGGCGTCAGCTTAGTACGTTGTAATGCTTAATTCTTCGTTTAAGAGATAGCCACCAAAATCGTCATTGCGAGGGCGAAGCCCTCGCAATGACGATCTTACAATTTAAGTGATA
This is a stretch of genomic DNA from Dehalococcoidales bacterium. It encodes these proteins:
- a CDS encoding DUF2769 domain-containing protein encodes the protein MADIPFTEEKVNQCICPSCPVESQSQCSAELLKGPRHNPLKHEEVPGLYCAAGKAACPDLDFKKECICIACPVYMQYKLSGGKPPLYFCRDGASA